The Vampirovibrio chlorellavorus genome includes the window TGCGGGTGTGGCAGGGTGCTTTGCCGGGTTGATAGGGGTAATGAAGGATTGAGATAGTGGGTTTTTGGGCGCAATGGATGCCCCCTTTTGTGGGAATGACAGGAGGGCTTGATGAGTGTGTGGCAGGGTGCATTCATAAGTATGATGAAAAGGAATGGCGAGGGAGGTTTGGAGGGGGACAGCGCCTGCGCTGGACTCTGTCCCCCTCCAACGGGGAGCGAGAGGGGCAGAGCCCCTCTGAAATCAGTCATAAAAACAGCGATTCAAAAAGCGGCCGCTTTTTTACGCCGAATACCCATAGTTATCGGCAAAATCGCTGGTGCCAATGGTACCCACGGCTTGCACCTGAATATCGGGAATCAGCTCGCTGTAGGACATGACGGTGATGATAGGAATGTGTCGATCCAGCAATTGGAAGAGGGGCAGACGAATGCGCGGCGAACAGAGGATGACCGGCACCCGATCGTAGGTTTGCTGCACCCTGCGCAGGGTTTCCCCGGTGATTTCAATGAGTTCCTGCACTTGCAGGGGGTTCAGCAGGAACATGGTGCCCAGTTCGGTCCGCTGGCAACTGTCATCCAGAATTTTTTCCCATTCATTAGAGAGGGTCACGGCGTACAGGTTTTTATTTTTATCGGCGTGCAAGAGGCAGATTTGCCGACCCAGAGCGGCCCGCAGACGCTCGGAGAGAATATCGGGCTCTTTGCTGAAGCGGGCGTAATCGCTCAGGCGTTCAAAGACAAACATGATGTCTTTGATAGACACTTTCTCCCGCACCAGATTGACGAAGATTTTGCGCAGGTCGTTGGGGGTCAGGATGTTGGGCACCAGTTCCTGAATGATGGATTGATCCTGCTGGCGCACCAGCTCCATCAGCTTTAACACGTCCATTTTGGCCATCACTTCATCCACGTGCTTAATGACCACTTCTTTCAGATGCTCAATGAGGGCGTCGGTGGCGTCAATGGCGTTTTTTTGCAGTTGCTCGGGGATTTCCTGGGGCAGTAGCCAGTAGGCTTCCTCAATGCCAAAGGTGGGCTCCATGTCCATAATGGCGTTTTTGGGCGGGGTCAGGTTGTACATCTGGAACTGGCTGGCCGGAATCATATAGCGACCGGGATAGACGTTGGCGGAGGCCACCGGGTTGTTGCGGATGGAAATGAGGTACTCGTTGGGGCCAATGCTGACGCTGTCCATAATGCGGATGTTGGGCAGGATAAAGCCCAGTTCATCGGTCATGCGGGAACGCAGACCAGCGATTTTACCTAACAGTTGCCCATCCTGATCGGGATCGGCAATGACCAGCAGATCGTTTCCCACTTGCAGGCTGAGCGGGTCCACGCCCAGTTTTTCGTACATGCGGTTGGGGTTAATCAGCTCGCTCATGTTTTCTTTGACCTGATCCAGCTGGCCCAGTTGCTGTTGCACATCGGTGGTTAAAAATACGCTGAAAGCAATGGCTCCCAGTCCCAAGGCAATGGGCAGGAAGGCCCAAATGGGCATACCGGTGCCAAAGAGTCCTGAAATACCAATAAGGCCCAAAAATACGGCAGAAAAGATGAGGCCGTAGGGCTTGCCTTGGACTTGTGCGAATAAATCTTTGGCCAAACTGCCTTCATTGGCGGTGGAACGGCTCATCATCAGGCCGGAGGCCACGGACATCAGCAGGGCTGGAACCTGAGCGGCCAAGCCATCCCCCACCGTAAGAATGGTGTAGTGTTGCAGGGCTTCATCAATGGCCATGCCGTTCATCAGCATGCCAATGGCCAAGCCGCCAATGGCGTTGATGACGGTAATGATGATACCGGCGATGGCGTCCCCTTTAACGAACTTCATGGCACCGTCCATGGAACCAAACAGGGCCGATTCCCGTTGCAGGTCTTCCCGCTTTTTAATGGCTTCTTCCGGGGAAATCAGACCGGCGTTAAAGTCGGCGTCAATGGTCATCTGTTTGCCGGGCATGGCGTCCAGGGCGAAGCGGGCGCCCACTTCCGCAATCCGCTCGGCGCCTTTGGTAATAACCATAAACTGAACCAGGGTGATGATGATAAAGATGACCGCCCCCACAATCAGGTTGCCGCCGGTCACCAATTCACCGAAGGCGTGGATAATCCCCCCGGCCTCCCCTTTGGAGAGAATGGAGCGGGTGGCGGCGATGCTGAGGGCCAGACGGAACATGGTGCCCACCAGAATAATAGAGGGGAAGGCGGCCATATCCAGTGGTTTTTGCACGTACAGGGACATCATCAGCAAGATGACGCCCAGCGAGATGTTCATGGTCAGGATGACATCCAGCAGCCAGACCGGCATGGGCAGCAGAATCACGATCACCAGAGCGCAAATCATAATGCTCATGGTTAATTCCGAGGCGGAAGGCAGGGTAAAGGTCTGACCGCCCTGTGGTTGCGCCATCAGCCACCCCCTTCAACGCCGGTGCTGACCAGTCGCCGTAAAATGCCTAGCTGGGTGCTGAAGGACGCATCGATGAGACCACTGTTGGTTTCCACAATGCAGCTGCCCAGATCCACACTGGCGTCTTCCATAATGATCATTTCCGCGTTCAGGTTGGGGATGGGGTCGCTCTTTAAAAACTGGCGCACGCTGGCGGCATCATCCGGGTTGACTTTGACCAGCACGCTCTTGGGGTTGCGTCCCAGTTTCTGAATGGTGTCTTTCACCAGCCCCATCACCAGCGAATCATCGCAGCTGACTTCGGTTTTGATAATCCGGGCGGCTACTTCCACGGCCAGCGAGCCAATCTCCCTGGCTACGGATTGCAAGGCTTCTTCCCGCCCACTCATGAGCTGGGCAAAGTGGCTCCGTAACTCTTCAATGGTGGCTTCCGCTTTGGCCAAGCCCTCTTCAAACCCCGCTTCCTCGGCCTGCTCTTTAATGGCCACTGCTTCCAGATGGGCTTTGCTGATGAGATCCTTGTCCTCAATGCGACGGTAACCCCGGCGACGATCGTTGCGTCGATCGTCCTGTCGCCGTTCCGGAACCAGACCTGCCTCAATGGTCTCCTCACTCCACTCCACCGGCGGAGGGGCTGGAGGAGGGCCTGGATCGACCATGTTTACCTCGGCCTGATCGCCGGGGTGGGGCTGGTTAAGTGTGCGACGCTTCTTGATGATCATCGTTCAGGGGCTTCCTGTATTGGGAAGGCTTTGCTCTCGTTCCGGGGCAAGGCGCTTGCTCAGGTACTGGTAGAGAATGCCCTGCAGACGGGGGGATAACGATGGCGCTGTCCATTCCTTTGCTTCCTGATGGTAGTCCGCAGCCCCTGAATGATGGGCAATTACAAAGCGTTGCACCATTGGACGCTCATCTTTTAAACATGATAACAGTTTTTCCCGGGAGATCTGCTCCACCAGCGCGTGGATGCCTGGATGGGCAGCGCTTTCCGTTTTCTTGTTTTTGGAAACCAGTACGCTTTTCAGTTTTTTTAGTTCGGCGGCCACTTTTTGAATGTCCAGATGGGCTTCAATATTGTGGGGGTGGCTGTAAAAAGTAATCAGCTCCTTTTCGTCGCTGTCAAAGGTCTGCATCAGTCGGGCCCGCTTGGAATGGGGGAGGGTGTCCAGCAGCAAGGCCACCGCCGCGTATTTCTCGGCGTTCTGAAGTGGTGGGGGGCTCTCTGGTAAAACGGCTGCGGGCTGTGTAGGGGGCGATACACTCTCTGGCCCCGAGGGATTGGCTGGCGGCTCCTCAGGGAGCGTGGCCGCCTGTGGCTGTTGTTCTGCCTGGGGCAGCTCGGATTCGGGCTCGGGGTTGATGGGCCCATAGGCTTTTTCATATTCGTTGATGTAGTGAATCAGGGCGCTTTCGGCCCCCTGCGTGACGAATTCGGCTTGCTGCGCCTGGGTAAACTGGAACTCCGGGGTGCGCTCCTGACCGTGCGTAGCCGCCACCACCTGTTTGGCCTGCTCGTAAACGTGTAATGCCACCTGCTGGGTGAACTGCTCAGCCATTTCGCCCGGCAGGTTGTAGTCCCGGCAGCGCAAAATACAGTAGAGAATTCCCTCTCCAAACAGGCTCAGGGCCTGCATGGCTTTCTCATCATCAATGGCTATGGGCTCAGCCCCTTCTTGCAGGATGATGCCCGTTTCCTTGGCCAGCTCCGTAATGGCCACCTGATTGAAACTGGCCACGAACTGGGCGTAGCCGGTGGCTTCCTCCTCGCTCAGGTCGTAGCTTTGCGCGCGAAGAAAGACCAACTGGTTGGCCTGCTCTAGGATGGCTTGTTCGTTGAAGTTGCTCATGGGTGAATGGTTGGTCGTTAGGGGGGCTGATGAATCCGGTTACAATGGTTTAACCTGTTGACTGCAACCTTGTGAAAACGTCTCTTCCTTCAATAATAAAACCGAAAAGAACGGGTCGATTTATGGCTGCCAGGGTAGAGGTAGGGCGCCTCCCCTGATGCCGGTGGTTTCCTCCCGTAGTAACACATCGGCGCTTTGTTTCATCATCAATTGCAAATCTTTGGGGTCCTGCAGGGGCATGGGCAGGTTTTCGGGAGGATATTGCAAAAGGCCGATCATTATTTTTGATAAATTGAACAGCTTCCAGGCCAGCGTTTCCAGAATGGCTTTTCGACGCTCCCAGTCCAGGCGGGAATCCCGAAGTTTTTTGGCGCAATGGTTGATACCCCGCAGGAATAAATCGATGATTTGATGCGCGGTGGTCGCGTCCACGGTTACTACATTGTCGGTGTAGGGCAATTTTACGGTGCGATCCTTGGACAGTTCATCGGCGGCAATGCGGGTGAAGGCAAAGATGATGTTGCGGGTTTCCTCGATTTCTTCTCTGGGCACGCCGACTTTATCCAGTCGGTCGCAAATGCGAGAGGCCCACTCGGCGGCAACTTGTTCGGAATGAAATAAAGGCTGGCTCATCGTTCGTCTCGTTTTAAACTGTTAGCACAGGGACTTTGAATAATCGATGGGACTTGTGCAATGGGGTGTGTCGGCTTTTTGCTTTTTTTCTTCAGGAAGATTCAATCCAGTTTTTAATTTCCAGATCGAGAGCCTCATCATCCAAATCCTCCCCGGCCACTTCTTCTTTAAGTTCTTGCAGAACCTGTTGAATCCCCCCGCCAGTGCCCAGGCGTTTCTGGGATTCCATGAGCTTGCTTTCCAGTTCCTGAGCCTGCTGCATTTGTTTTTGCTGGGCTTCCAGGATCATTTGGGTCTGTTGCTGGGTGGCTTGCAACTGGGCCTGTTGCTGGCTAGCGAATTGTCGTAGCTGTTGTAATTCCTGCTGGGTGTAGGCCATGGCCTCTTCCGGCACTTTGCTGCCGCCTTTCTGCATCATGCCGATCAGCACAATGGCCAAAACGCAGAGCAGGATGGTGCCGCCGGCCCAGTATAGCCACGTTAAATCGGAGCTGCCGCCGCCGCTGGCATCCGCGCCTTCCAAACTGTTAACCGGGGTCAGTTTGCGCATGTTGCTTTGGGCAATGCTCACGTTCTCCGGGCGCACTTTGGGGCTGGCCGCCTTGGCCAGTAAAACCTGTAGCTCATTCACGCTCATGCCCTGCGGGAAATGACTGCCATCAATGGTCACGGCGATAGAGATATCTTCCACCATGCCCACCGGGCGGGTTTCCA containing:
- a CDS encoding flagellar biosynthesis protein FlhA; the protein is MAQPQGGQTFTLPSASELTMSIMICALVIVILLPMPVWLLDVILTMNISLGVILLMMSLYVQKPLDMAAFPSIILVGTMFRLALSIAATRSILSKGEAGGIIHAFGELVTGGNLIVGAVIFIIITLVQFMVITKGAERIAEVGARFALDAMPGKQMTIDADFNAGLISPEEAIKKREDLQRESALFGSMDGAMKFVKGDAIAGIIITVINAIGGLAIGMLMNGMAIDEALQHYTILTVGDGLAAQVPALLMSVASGLMMSRSTANEGSLAKDLFAQVQGKPYGLIFSAVFLGLIGISGLFGTGMPIWAFLPIALGLGAIAFSVFLTTDVQQQLGQLDQVKENMSELINPNRMYEKLGVDPLSLQVGNDLLVIADPDQDGQLLGKIAGLRSRMTDELGFILPNIRIMDSVSIGPNEYLISIRNNPVASANVYPGRYMIPASQFQMYNLTPPKNAIMDMEPTFGIEEAYWLLPQEIPEQLQKNAIDATDALIEHLKEVVIKHVDEVMAKMDVLKLMELVRQQDQSIIQELVPNILTPNDLRKIFVNLVREKVSIKDIMFVFERLSDYARFSKEPDILSERLRAALGRQICLLHADKNKNLYAVTLSNEWEKILDDSCQRTELGTMFLLNPLQVQELIEITGETLRRVQQTYDRVPVILCSPRIRLPLFQLLDRHIPIITVMSYSELIPDIQVQAVGTIGTSDFADNYGYSA
- a CDS encoding FliH/SctL family protein, whose product is MIIKKRRTLNQPHPGDQAEVNMVDPGPPPAPPPVEWSEETIEAGLVPERRQDDRRNDRRRGYRRIEDKDLISKAHLEAVAIKEQAEEAGFEEGLAKAEATIEELRSHFAQLMSGREEALQSVAREIGSLAVEVAARIIKTEVSCDDSLVMGLVKDTIQKLGRNPKSVLVKVNPDDAASVRQFLKSDPIPNLNAEMIIMEDASVDLGSCIVETNSGLIDASFSTQLGILRRLVSTGVEGGG